One stretch of Chitinophaga pendula DNA includes these proteins:
- a CDS encoding RagB/SusD family nutrient uptake outer membrane protein, whose protein sequence is MKLHTYLRLLPLLALALGACEKGEIPNLNNPTTDVIVVNANKDELNNLTTGAEAGMRATLGTYYDAISMIGRESYRFSGSEPRWTTEILGSGSNQLDNNTFYTTNPWAARYRVVRQTYILMESARRSGFVSDAQKQGYIGFAKTVMAYQLLLNLNMTDANGIRVNTTDINNLGPIIQKGPALDTIARLLDEGNTALANAEIVFPLSDGFGKFASNTGLVKFNRALAARIAAYRQRWDEVLTNLSASFYDINGSLSDGVFHIFSAGAGDELNPLFLPQNNNGEIRAAHPSYAADITAGDDRIQKATIRTDVASQGGLSSNRDVWVYRSNTAPLPIIRNEELILLYAEAQAQKNNLDEARKAIDRIRTAHNLPVYSGATTQAAFITEMLYQRRYSLFYEGHRWIDMRRYNRLGQLPIDRVGDDVWDKFPIPQNENQ, encoded by the coding sequence ATGAAACTACATACATATCTCAGACTATTGCCCCTGCTGGCGCTCGCACTCGGCGCCTGCGAAAAAGGCGAAATACCCAATCTCAACAACCCAACTACCGATGTCATCGTCGTCAATGCTAACAAAGACGAACTCAATAACCTCACCACCGGCGCCGAAGCAGGCATGCGCGCTACCCTGGGCACCTACTACGATGCCATCAGCATGATCGGCCGCGAAAGCTATCGCTTCTCCGGCTCAGAACCGCGCTGGACCACCGAAATACTGGGCAGCGGCTCCAATCAGCTCGACAACAACACCTTCTATACCACCAACCCTTGGGCAGCCAGGTACAGGGTCGTTAGACAAACATATATCCTCATGGAAAGCGCCCGCCGCTCTGGCTTCGTATCCGACGCCCAAAAACAGGGATATATCGGCTTCGCCAAAACCGTCATGGCATACCAACTACTGCTCAACCTCAACATGACCGACGCAAACGGCATCCGTGTCAACACCACCGATATCAACAATCTGGGACCCATCATACAAAAAGGCCCGGCTCTCGATACCATCGCCCGCCTCCTGGACGAAGGCAACACCGCCCTCGCCAACGCTGAGATCGTATTCCCCCTCTCCGATGGCTTCGGCAAGTTCGCCTCCAACACCGGCCTCGTAAAATTCAACCGCGCACTGGCAGCCCGCATAGCCGCTTACCGCCAACGCTGGGATGAAGTCCTCACCAACCTCTCCGCTTCCTTCTATGACATCAATGGCTCCCTCTCCGATGGCGTCTTTCACATATTCTCCGCCGGCGCCGGCGATGAACTCAACCCCCTGTTCCTCCCACAGAATAACAATGGAGAGATCAGAGCCGCCCACCCCTCCTACGCCGCAGACATCACCGCCGGAGATGATCGCATCCAGAAAGCCACCATCCGCACCGATGTCGCCAGCCAGGGTGGACTGAGCAGCAACCGCGATGTATGGGTATACCGGTCCAATACCGCACCACTCCCCATCATCCGCAATGAAGAACTCATCCTCCTATACGCCGAAGCCCAAGCCCAGAAAAACAACCTGGACGAAGCCCGCAAAGCCATCGATAGAATACGCACCGCCCACAATCTCCCAGTATACAGCGGCGCCACCACCCAGGCAGCATTCATCACCGAAATGCTCTATCAACGCCGCTACTCCCTCTTCTACGAAGGTCATCGATGGATAGACATGCGCCGGTATAACCGCCTCGGCCAACTGCCCATAGATCGCGTAGGCGACGATGTCTGGGATAAATTCCCCATCCCGCAAAACGAAAACCAGTAA
- a CDS encoding proline dehydrogenase family protein, whose protein sequence is MEKQLPLSFDNTAIAFEHKTDGALRKADFLFSNIGKPWLVKLGAALTPWAFKLRLPVKGIIKATIFNQFCGGESMEEAAATAAMLNKYHVNVALDYGVEAMEGEHNYDAAVPEFIRAIKYAGSKPNIPFIPIKITGFARFGLLEKVHSGVTLSAEEQAEFERVRARVMTIAETAAASNISLLIDAEESWIQQPVDDLTDELMVRFNQGRVIIFNTFQLYRHDRLAFLTASFEKAQRGGYLLGAKLVRGAYMEKERKRAAEMGYPSPIQPNKEAADRDYNAALQFCMERLDKVGLFVGTHNEDSCMLAAQLMDRYGIPHNHPHVSFSQLYGMNDNITFNLAHAGYQVSKYLPYGPVKDVMPYLVRRAQENTSIAGQMGRELGLIRKELKRRK, encoded by the coding sequence ATGGAAAAGCAGCTACCATTATCATTTGACAATACGGCCATTGCGTTTGAGCATAAGACCGATGGCGCCTTGCGTAAGGCGGATTTTCTCTTCAGCAATATAGGTAAGCCCTGGCTGGTAAAGTTGGGTGCGGCATTGACGCCCTGGGCGTTCAAGCTGAGGTTGCCTGTAAAGGGTATCATTAAGGCTACCATTTTCAATCAATTCTGCGGCGGGGAGAGTATGGAGGAGGCTGCGGCTACGGCTGCCATGCTGAACAAGTACCATGTGAATGTGGCGTTGGATTATGGGGTAGAAGCGATGGAAGGGGAGCACAATTATGATGCGGCAGTACCTGAGTTTATCCGGGCAATCAAGTATGCCGGTAGCAAGCCTAATATTCCATTTATTCCTATTAAGATCACAGGTTTTGCCCGTTTTGGGTTGTTGGAGAAGGTGCATAGCGGTGTTACGTTGAGTGCGGAGGAGCAGGCGGAATTTGAGCGGGTACGTGCGCGGGTGATGACGATTGCAGAGACGGCAGCAGCCAGTAATATTTCTTTGCTGATAGATGCGGAGGAATCCTGGATACAGCAGCCGGTAGATGATCTGACTGATGAGCTGATGGTCCGTTTTAACCAGGGACGGGTAATTATATTCAATACTTTCCAGCTGTACCGTCATGACCGGCTGGCGTTTTTGACCGCTTCTTTTGAGAAGGCGCAACGCGGTGGTTATTTGCTTGGTGCGAAGCTGGTACGTGGTGCTTATATGGAAAAAGAGCGTAAGCGTGCTGCGGAGATGGGTTATCCATCGCCGATACAACCTAATAAAGAAGCTGCTGACCGGGATTACAATGCTGCTTTGCAATTTTGTATGGAGCGACTGGATAAGGTAGGATTGTTCGTTGGTACGCATAACGAGGACAGCTGCATGTTGGCTGCGCAATTGATGGACCGGTATGGTATTCCTCATAACCATCCGCATGTAAGCTTTTCGCAGTTGTATGGTATGAATGATAATATCACTTTTAACCTGGCACATGCCGGTTACCAGGTGTCTAAGTACTTGCCTTACGGGCCGGTGAAGGATGTGATGCCTTACCTGGTGCGTCGCGCGCAGGAGAATACTTCGATTGCAGGGCAGATGGGACGTGAGTTAGGTTTGATCCGTAAAGAGCTGAAGCGCAGGAAATAA
- a CDS encoding FecR family protein has protein sequence MQQRTYTIDELADNSSFINFCLQRNAKDIAWWQHYIAQHPDQQSLITGAYQRVLAREHARTTLLAMKKRRQRQRFALIATIILIAGLGTWYFTANRPAPDSTIRQPGTHYTVYKGAVGTRTPIRLKDNTNVILNSSSILLVPDQFPTTSREVILNGEAWFDVTTDTIHPFSVRSDKLITSTIGTSFRMRSFEAQQGATVYLLRGKIRVAKSYHSQSDNQPEILEHGQMILANKEIDLMEKETFDPASQDQWLSGSVTFKENNFPSLIRKLEDWYATEITVKGTWPANTANLTLSVHNDTLQQLLDKMISQTGGTYKIKGNKVIISF, from the coding sequence ATGCAGCAACGCACCTACACCATAGACGAACTGGCTGATAATAGCTCCTTCATCAACTTCTGCCTGCAACGCAATGCCAAAGACATCGCCTGGTGGCAACACTATATCGCACAACATCCCGATCAGCAATCCCTGATCACCGGCGCCTACCAACGCGTACTCGCCCGCGAACACGCACGAACCACCCTACTGGCCATGAAAAAACGCCGCCAACGCCAACGGTTTGCCCTCATCGCTACTATCATCCTCATCGCTGGCCTCGGCACCTGGTACTTCACCGCCAACAGGCCCGCACCAGATAGCACCATCCGGCAACCAGGCACCCACTACACCGTCTACAAAGGCGCCGTAGGTACCCGTACCCCCATCCGGCTGAAAGATAATACCAACGTTATACTCAACTCCAGCTCCATACTACTCGTACCCGATCAGTTCCCAACCACCTCCCGCGAAGTCATCCTCAACGGCGAAGCCTGGTTCGATGTCACCACAGATACCATACATCCCTTCTCCGTAAGATCCGATAAACTGATCACCTCCACCATAGGTACCTCCTTCCGTATGCGCTCCTTCGAAGCACAACAAGGCGCCACCGTATATCTCCTCCGGGGAAAAATACGCGTCGCCAAATCCTATCACTCCCAAAGCGATAACCAACCCGAAATATTAGAACATGGCCAGATGATACTCGCCAATAAAGAAATCGACCTGATGGAAAAAGAAACATTCGATCCCGCATCCCAGGACCAATGGCTATCTGGTTCCGTCACCTTCAAAGAAAACAATTTCCCCTCCCTCATCCGCAAACTGGAAGACTGGTACGCGACAGAGATCACCGTAAAAGGTACATGGCCCGCCAACACCGCCAACCTCACCCTCTCTGTTCACAACGATACCCTGCAACAACTGCTCGACAAAATGATCAGCCAGACAGGTGGCACCTATAAAATCAAAGGCAACAAAGTCATTATCAGCTTCTGA
- a CDS encoding NAD(P)/FAD-dependent oxidoreductase, producing MDLQSGYPFSLVRYGLPYQYPKLGRDVRTDVVIIGGGISGALSAYALTNAGISCVVVDARTIGLGSTSASTSLLQYEVDTPLVELIPKVGVRIAEAAYTLGAATIAELADICRDVNCAQYERKESLYLASYKKDVAMIRAEYAARKALGLKVELWEAEDVAAYMGFESPAGIYSHTAAQTDAYMLTHALHQYNLRQGVEVYDRTQVTGVECKRRVKVHTAEGYTLSSKYLIVATGYEAMQYIQEPVLRLHSTYAMVSEHMSQGDFWHRNCLIWETKEPYQYLRTTSDNRLLIGGRDEPFYNPARRDRLLVSKCRQLRADFHQKFPHLPFEPEFRWTGTFGVTEDGLPYIGSYRRMPHTFFALGFGGNGITFSQMAANIIRDLILGKRNKYADMFGFERGRRIRS from the coding sequence ATGGATTTACAATCGGGTTATCCTTTTTCACTGGTACGTTATGGACTTCCTTATCAGTATCCGAAGTTAGGCCGGGATGTGCGAACGGATGTGGTGATCATTGGCGGGGGTATTTCCGGAGCATTGAGTGCGTATGCGTTGACGAATGCGGGTATATCCTGTGTGGTGGTGGATGCGCGTACTATTGGCTTGGGTAGTACCAGTGCGAGTACTTCTTTGTTGCAGTATGAAGTGGATACGCCATTGGTGGAGCTCATTCCGAAGGTGGGGGTGCGTATAGCGGAAGCGGCGTATACTTTAGGGGCTGCGACCATAGCGGAGCTGGCGGATATCTGCCGGGATGTTAATTGTGCGCAGTATGAGCGGAAGGAGAGTCTTTACCTGGCTTCTTATAAAAAAGATGTGGCGATGATACGTGCGGAGTATGCTGCGCGCAAGGCCTTAGGATTGAAGGTGGAGTTGTGGGAGGCGGAGGATGTTGCGGCTTATATGGGATTTGAATCGCCGGCTGGTATTTATTCCCATACTGCTGCGCAGACGGATGCGTATATGCTGACGCATGCGTTGCATCAATATAATTTACGGCAGGGGGTGGAGGTATATGACAGAACGCAGGTGACTGGGGTGGAATGTAAGCGACGTGTAAAGGTTCATACCGCGGAAGGGTATACGTTGAGTAGTAAGTACCTGATCGTGGCGACGGGTTATGAGGCTATGCAGTATATACAGGAGCCGGTGTTGCGGCTACATTCTACATATGCGATGGTGAGTGAGCATATGTCTCAAGGGGATTTCTGGCATCGTAACTGCCTGATATGGGAGACAAAGGAGCCTTATCAGTACCTGCGTACTACGTCGGACAATCGATTATTGATCGGAGGCCGGGATGAGCCTTTTTACAATCCTGCTCGCCGGGACCGGTTGCTGGTTAGTAAGTGCCGGCAGTTGCGGGCGGACTTCCATCAGAAGTTTCCTCATTTGCCATTCGAGCCGGAGTTTCGTTGGACGGGTACTTTTGGTGTGACGGAGGACGGACTGCCTTATATCGGTAGTTATCGCCGGATGCCACATACCTTTTTTGCGCTTGGTTTTGGCGGGAACGGTATTACGTTCAGCCAGATGGCCGCCAATATTATCCGGGACCTGATCCTTGGCAAGCGGAACAAGTATGCGGATATGTTTGGTTTTGAGAGAGGGAGGCGGATCAGAAGCTGA
- a CDS encoding sugar phosphate isomerase/epimerase family protein, with the protein MNTFKNRREFLRQAGLYTMGMGLISPILAACGNAGNSGAGAGDSTATKDGGVAGAGKELFFKISLAEWSFHQALFAGKMTNLDFPVKAKKEFDISGVEYVNQFFKDKAKDKAYLQELKQRCDDNGVRSVLIMCDGEGELGDADVKKRLEAVENHYKWVEAAQFLGCHAIRVNAAGEGKAEEVSKAVVESLSKLSDFAKDFNINVIVENHGGNSSNGQWLSNVMKTVNRGNCGTLPDFGNFCVNRTKPEAQTVEAWRKTVCLEEYDRYIGVKELMPFAKGVSAKTNDFDANGNEAKMDYKRLLQIVKEAGYTGYVGIEYEGQQLPEEEGVRKTKELLLRIGAELS; encoded by the coding sequence ATGAACACTTTTAAGAATCGACGTGAATTCCTTCGTCAGGCAGGTCTGTATACAATGGGGATGGGGCTTATATCGCCGATACTGGCGGCCTGTGGTAATGCCGGCAATTCCGGTGCCGGTGCGGGTGACAGTACTGCTACAAAGGATGGAGGTGTAGCTGGTGCCGGGAAGGAGTTATTTTTCAAGATCAGCCTGGCGGAATGGTCTTTTCACCAGGCGTTATTTGCCGGTAAGATGACGAACCTGGATTTTCCGGTGAAGGCTAAGAAGGAATTTGATATATCCGGAGTGGAGTATGTGAACCAGTTCTTTAAGGATAAGGCGAAGGACAAGGCTTATCTGCAGGAGTTGAAACAGCGGTGTGATGATAATGGTGTACGTAGTGTATTGATTATGTGTGATGGGGAGGGGGAGTTAGGAGATGCGGATGTTAAGAAGCGTTTGGAGGCGGTGGAGAACCATTATAAGTGGGTAGAAGCGGCGCAATTTTTAGGATGTCATGCTATCCGGGTAAATGCGGCAGGAGAGGGGAAGGCAGAAGAGGTATCGAAGGCGGTGGTGGAGTCTTTATCCAAGTTATCTGATTTTGCGAAGGACTTTAATATTAATGTGATCGTGGAGAATCACGGTGGTAATTCTTCCAACGGGCAATGGTTATCGAATGTGATGAAGACGGTGAACCGGGGTAATTGTGGTACGTTGCCTGACTTTGGTAACTTCTGTGTGAACAGGACCAAACCGGAGGCGCAAACGGTGGAGGCGTGGCGGAAGACGGTATGTCTGGAGGAGTATGATCGTTATATCGGTGTAAAGGAGTTGATGCCTTTTGCGAAGGGGGTGAGTGCGAAAACGAATGATTTTGATGCGAATGGTAATGAGGCGAAGATGGATTATAAGCGATTGTTGCAAATCGTGAAAGAGGCTGGTTATACCGGTTATGTGGGAATAGAATATGAGGGGCAGCAGTTGCCGGAGGAGGAGGGGGTGCGGAAGACGAAGGAGTTATTGTTACGGATAGGAGCTGAGCTGAGCTGA
- a CDS encoding SusD/RagB family nutrient-binding outer membrane lipoprotein: MKKVISILSVVSVLVFGSCKKGFLDINTDPNRPTSSSPEQLLPNAMNVTANKLNVKLNQLGAIWSGTWAASIDYLWFMDEKLYNVNSNFYVDIWEDLYNDLADLRYAGNAAAKTGKANHQAIAKILEVLHFQILVDMYNNVPYKDALKDVAVLQPSYDKGQDIYDDLIKQLDAAIQLIKTAPAGTPKPGAEDIMLKGDMTKWIKFANTLKLRMLIRQSQLDRDAYIKTEIAKIVTEGTGFLGAGETVYSNPGYSGSKDKQNPFWNAFYKNEGGATKSDYRALRPTVFVINFYKSTNDDRIAQMYLKNGGDYKGVELNAPASKNEYRSENTSAFVVNGGVFKALNQNAVILLSSESLFLQAEAAQRGWLSADAKALYESGIKESFIYLGVPGAAAAAATYYGQTLPNTGYPADASKQLEAIITQKWIALNSISGIEAWNDLRRLDLPKGVPLAIGKTVAPVRLMYPNSELGTNGANVSKENINDPFTQKVFWDK, from the coding sequence ATGAAAAAAGTAATCAGCATATTATCAGTTGTCAGTGTTCTGGTATTCGGCAGCTGTAAAAAAGGTTTTCTTGATATTAATACGGACCCTAACCGTCCGACCTCTTCATCTCCGGAGCAGTTGTTGCCCAATGCGATGAATGTAACGGCTAACAAGCTCAATGTTAAGCTGAACCAGTTGGGTGCTATCTGGTCTGGTACCTGGGCGGCATCTATTGACTATTTGTGGTTTATGGATGAGAAGTTGTACAATGTGAATTCTAACTTTTACGTAGATATCTGGGAGGACCTGTACAATGACCTGGCGGATCTGCGTTATGCGGGGAATGCTGCGGCGAAGACAGGTAAGGCTAATCATCAGGCGATCGCCAAGATACTGGAGGTGTTGCATTTCCAGATACTGGTGGATATGTATAATAATGTGCCATACAAGGACGCATTGAAGGACGTGGCGGTGTTGCAGCCTTCATACGATAAAGGGCAGGACATTTATGATGACCTGATCAAACAGCTGGATGCTGCCATACAGCTGATCAAAACGGCGCCTGCCGGTACTCCTAAGCCTGGAGCAGAGGATATCATGCTGAAAGGTGATATGACCAAATGGATCAAGTTTGCCAATACGCTGAAGTTGCGTATGCTGATCCGTCAATCTCAGCTTGACCGGGATGCTTATATCAAGACGGAGATCGCGAAGATCGTTACGGAAGGGACCGGGTTCCTGGGAGCGGGAGAGACTGTTTATTCCAACCCTGGTTACAGTGGTAGTAAGGATAAGCAGAATCCTTTCTGGAATGCATTTTACAAGAACGAGGGAGGTGCTACCAAATCTGATTATCGTGCGCTGCGTCCTACTGTTTTTGTGATCAACTTTTATAAGTCTACGAATGACGACCGTATTGCGCAGATGTATCTGAAGAATGGCGGTGATTATAAGGGGGTGGAGTTGAATGCGCCTGCAAGCAAGAATGAGTATCGTTCTGAAAATACTTCTGCTTTTGTTGTGAATGGTGGAGTATTCAAGGCATTGAATCAGAATGCGGTGATCCTGTTATCTTCTGAGTCATTGTTCTTACAGGCAGAAGCTGCGCAGCGAGGATGGTTATCTGCGGATGCGAAGGCGTTGTACGAGAGTGGTATTAAAGAATCTTTCATTTACCTGGGCGTTCCTGGTGCAGCGGCCGCAGCGGCTACTTATTATGGCCAGACCCTGCCTAACACCGGTTATCCTGCAGATGCCAGCAAGCAGCTGGAGGCTATTATCACACAAAAATGGATTGCGTTGAACAGTATTTCTGGCATTGAAGCCTGGAATGATCTTCGTCGTCTGGATCTTCCGAAGGGGGTTCCGTTGGCTATCGGTAAGACTGTTGCGCCGGTAAGGCTGATGTATCCGAACAGTGAGTTAGGTACGAACGGTGCGAACGTATCCAAGGAGAACATTAATGATCCTTTTACACAGAAAGTGTTCTGGGATAAATAA
- a CDS encoding SusC/RagA family TonB-linked outer membrane protein, translating into MNKHLLKVLLILVLMGQPLFAQNREVSGTVTEKSGGAPMPGVIVRVKGAKSGTSTNAEGKYHLQVPGQHAVLIFSFVGYTQVEHVVSGDVLDVSLVADNKQLSEIVVTAQGLKRSARELGYSVAKIDNASLTQGKVVNLATGLASKVSGLQVNLPNNGVNPEPRIVLRGNRSLTGNNQALIVVDGVPVPSAVLSNLNPNDIENVNVLKGANAANLYGSEGVNGVLMITTKKGKTGRPVVRYSNTTQFETVSMLPDMQYKFGGGSDGVHDPIENTSWGAPFDGTLKQVGPTLADGSKWMLPYVGLKDEKRKFWDRGLTVQNDVAVSAGSDNSEFYLSFQDANIKGVIPKDKNRRTGARLNASRKMGIFTAGFNAGYTVTKTNTTTANIYDNLLNIPQNVPITQLSDWRNNKWAATDGYFNGYYRNPWWLIDNQRADRMTNLFNGNLDLGLQPLSWLNFVYRVGLYNEAYTQKSFRAKVNPTTAYQRPTADNGYVKDEAYTRRRINSDILVTADHKFGDFSTKLTLGNTIRDNYDNYSSIEANGLVAPDVYNVNNRTGEATVDQYYRDTRLTALFGDLSVGFRNYLFLGVTARNEWVSILSSKNRSYFYPGASLSFVFTDAIQALQGNRTLSFGKVTLSANKTGNVNLDPYQLITPFINGTGFPFGTLPGQTLDNRFRSQELKPEFVNSVEATLQLGFFQDRLSTEISVYKTTSKGQIIPIQTSFATGYSSVLVNSGEVSIKGIEFDVKGTPVKNKNVTWTVGVNGTYLQNKVISIYGGENGTSEVPIGGYANSAYIYAVIGQQYPTLKVKAYQRDPQGRIVVDGATGYPKVANALKPVGQTNPNFMMGFNTSVKYKGFTLGIQLDYRTGNVFYNQLGRGMDFNGLGSRNAEYNREPFVIPNSVIEVSPGKFEPNTNIKTTSGGFDYWYSQYSQINENYVADATFLKLREASLTYDLPATLLRRQNIVKAASVTISGRNLLMWLPKENIWTDPEFNFTSGNAIGVVDDKIAPPTRIYGASVNITF; encoded by the coding sequence ATGAACAAACATCTTCTCAAGGTGTTACTCATCCTCGTGTTGATGGGCCAGCCGTTATTTGCCCAGAACAGAGAGGTGAGTGGCACAGTTACTGAAAAGTCAGGAGGCGCCCCTATGCCCGGCGTGATTGTAAGAGTAAAAGGAGCTAAGTCAGGTACGAGTACTAATGCAGAAGGGAAGTACCATCTTCAGGTGCCAGGACAGCATGCCGTTTTAATTTTTTCTTTCGTTGGTTATACGCAGGTTGAGCATGTGGTGAGTGGTGATGTATTAGATGTGAGCCTGGTGGCTGACAACAAGCAGTTGTCCGAGATTGTGGTAACGGCGCAGGGTTTGAAGCGTTCTGCCCGTGAGCTGGGATATTCTGTAGCGAAGATTGACAATGCGAGTTTGACACAGGGTAAGGTGGTGAACCTGGCGACGGGTCTTGCCAGTAAGGTGTCTGGTTTGCAGGTGAATTTGCCTAACAACGGCGTGAATCCGGAGCCACGCATAGTGTTGCGTGGTAACCGTTCGTTGACTGGTAATAACCAGGCATTGATCGTAGTGGACGGGGTGCCGGTTCCTTCTGCGGTGTTGAGCAATCTGAATCCTAATGATATTGAGAATGTGAACGTGCTGAAAGGTGCGAATGCGGCGAACCTGTATGGTTCTGAAGGTGTGAATGGGGTGTTGATGATCACTACTAAAAAAGGTAAGACTGGTAGGCCGGTGGTTCGTTATTCGAATACTACTCAGTTTGAGACGGTGTCTATGTTGCCCGATATGCAATACAAGTTTGGTGGCGGTAGCGACGGGGTACATGATCCGATCGAGAATACTTCCTGGGGAGCTCCGTTTGACGGTACGTTGAAGCAGGTAGGACCTACGCTTGCGGACGGTTCCAAATGGATGTTGCCGTATGTAGGTTTGAAAGATGAGAAACGTAAATTCTGGGACAGGGGTCTTACGGTGCAGAATGACGTAGCGGTGTCTGCGGGTTCTGACAACAGTGAGTTTTATCTGTCATTCCAGGACGCCAATATCAAGGGGGTGATACCAAAGGACAAGAACCGCCGTACTGGTGCGCGACTGAATGCGAGCAGGAAGATGGGGATCTTTACCGCCGGTTTCAATGCTGGTTATACTGTTACCAAGACTAATACTACTACCGCTAATATTTACGATAACCTGTTGAACATTCCGCAGAACGTTCCTATTACGCAGTTGAGCGACTGGCGTAATAACAAGTGGGCGGCTACTGACGGTTATTTCAACGGTTACTACCGTAACCCATGGTGGCTGATCGACAACCAGCGAGCTGACCGTATGACTAACCTGTTCAACGGTAACCTTGATCTGGGTTTGCAGCCGCTTTCCTGGTTGAACTTCGTGTATCGTGTGGGTTTATATAATGAGGCTTATACACAAAAATCTTTCCGTGCGAAAGTGAACCCTACTACGGCTTATCAGCGTCCTACTGCGGATAACGGTTATGTGAAGGATGAGGCTTATACGCGTCGTCGTATCAACTCGGACATCCTTGTGACGGCGGATCACAAGTTTGGTGATTTCAGTACCAAGCTGACATTGGGTAATACTATCCGTGACAACTACGATAACTATTCTTCTATTGAAGCTAACGGTCTGGTGGCGCCGGATGTTTACAACGTTAACAACCGTACGGGCGAGGCTACTGTAGATCAGTACTATCGTGATACCCGTTTGACGGCTTTGTTCGGCGATTTGTCTGTAGGTTTCCGTAATTACCTGTTCCTCGGTGTGACTGCCCGTAATGAGTGGGTGTCTATCCTGAGCAGCAAGAACCGTTCTTATTTCTATCCCGGTGCATCGTTGTCTTTTGTGTTCACAGACGCTATCCAGGCGTTGCAGGGGAACCGTACGCTGTCTTTCGGTAAGGTAACCTTATCTGCCAATAAGACTGGTAACGTGAACCTGGATCCTTATCAGCTGATCACTCCATTCATCAACGGTACAGGTTTCCCATTTGGTACCTTACCAGGTCAGACGTTGGATAACCGTTTCCGTTCGCAGGAGCTGAAGCCTGAGTTTGTAAACTCTGTGGAGGCTACTTTGCAGTTAGGTTTCTTCCAGGATCGTTTGAGTACGGAGATCAGTGTGTATAAGACCACTTCGAAGGGACAGATCATACCTATTCAGACATCTTTTGCTACTGGTTACAGCAGTGTGCTGGTGAACAGTGGTGAGGTGAGTATCAAGGGTATTGAGTTTGATGTAAAGGGTACTCCTGTTAAGAACAAGAATGTGACCTGGACGGTGGGAGTGAATGGTACTTATCTGCAGAACAAGGTGATCAGCATCTATGGTGGTGAGAATGGTACTAGTGAAGTGCCTATCGGCGGTTATGCCAACAGTGCTTATATCTATGCGGTGATTGGTCAGCAGTATCCTACGTTGAAAGTGAAAGCTTACCAACGTGATCCTCAGGGCCGTATTGTTGTAGACGGTGCTACTGGTTATCCTAAGGTAGCGAATGCGCTGAAGCCAGTGGGGCAGACCAATCCTAACTTCATGATGGGTTTCAATACTTCTGTTAAGTACAAAGGTTTTACGCTTGGTATACAGTTGGATTATCGTACCGGCAATGTGTTTTACAACCAGTTAGGGAGAGGTATGGACTTCAATGGTTTGGGTTCGCGTAATGCGGAGTACAACAGGGAGCCATTTGTGATACCTAATTCTGTGATCGAGGTTTCTCCCGGTAAGTTTGAGCCAAACACAAATATTAAGACTACATCCGGTGGATTTGATTACTGGTATTCCCAGTATTCACAGATCAATGAGAACTATGTAGCTGACGCTACTTTCCTGAAATTGCGTGAGGCCTCTCTGACTTATGATCTGCCGGCCACTTTGCTGCGTCGTCAGAATATTGTGAAGGCGGCTTCCGTTACTATATCCGGACGTAATCTCCTGATGTGGTTGCCTAAAGAGAATATCTGGACGGATCCTGAGTTCAACTTCACCAGTGGTAATGCGATCGGTGTGGTGGATGACAAGATTGCTCCTCCTACCCGTATCTATGGTGCGAGTGTAAATATTACTTTCTAG